A genomic segment from Dermatobacter hominis encodes:
- a CDS encoding HdeD family acid-resistance protein: MTDQDAGDGLPGRPLVGDPLDDDALLDAAETITGAWWLYLITGVAWFVLAFVVLTVDAASVWTVAILAAIAFIVGGIFELVLASMVRSWKWVHVVFGVISIVAGIVALAWPEQTFVVLAAVLAWYLLFMGIFEIVVSFMTRHDDELWWLRLVIGVIEVLIGFWAIAYIGRAIFLLVIWVAAAALARGLSDLFIAFGLHGAHGRIHRSRMV, translated from the coding sequence GTGACCGACCAGGATGCCGGCGACGGCCTGCCGGGTCGCCCCCTCGTGGGCGACCCCCTCGACGACGACGCGCTGCTCGACGCAGCCGAGACGATCACCGGCGCGTGGTGGCTGTACCTCATCACCGGCGTCGCGTGGTTCGTGCTCGCGTTCGTCGTGCTGACCGTCGACGCGGCCAGCGTGTGGACCGTGGCGATCCTCGCGGCCATCGCCTTCATCGTCGGCGGCATCTTCGAGCTCGTCCTCGCCTCGATGGTGCGGTCGTGGAAGTGGGTGCACGTCGTGTTCGGCGTGATCAGCATCGTGGCCGGCATCGTCGCGCTGGCGTGGCCCGAGCAGACCTTCGTCGTCCTGGCCGCGGTGCTCGCCTGGTACCTGCTGTTCATGGGCATCTTCGAGATCGTCGTGTCGTTCATGACCCGTCACGACGACGAGCTGTGGTGGCTGCGCCTCGTCATCGGCGTGATCGAGGTGCTCATCGGGTTCTGGGCGATCGCCTACATCGGCCGGGCCATCTTCCTGCTGGTGATCTGGGTCGCCGCCGCGGCGCTGGCCCGGGGGCTGTCGGACCTGTTCATCGCGTTCGGCCTCCACGGCGCCCACGGCCGCATCCACCGGTCGCGCATGGTCTGA
- a CDS encoding sulfite exporter TauE/SafE family protein, translating into MSTGDVVLLVLAGAGCGLVNSIAGGGSLILFPALLVTGLPPLSANVTNSVATWPGYLGGVGAFRNEIGERRHLLPPLLAATLAGSITGCVLLLVTPSSAFDVVVPVLVLVATVMTALQPVVRRRLKDSAGADHRPTVAAVVGVFLATIYGGYFGGALGVIVLGVLGLTIKDSIRNLNATKSVISLLDATVSVVIFGLFGPVDWASVLVAAPTCLVGGYIGGSIARRMNETVLRVCVVTLGAVVTVALFLKI; encoded by the coding sequence GTGAGCACCGGCGACGTCGTCCTGCTCGTGCTCGCGGGCGCCGGTTGCGGGCTGGTCAACAGCATCGCCGGCGGCGGCTCGCTCATCCTGTTCCCCGCCCTCCTCGTGACCGGGCTGCCGCCGCTGTCGGCCAACGTCACCAACTCGGTCGCGACCTGGCCCGGGTACCTCGGGGGCGTCGGTGCCTTCCGCAACGAGATCGGCGAGCGCCGGCACCTGCTCCCGCCGCTCCTGGCCGCGACGCTCGCCGGTTCGATCACCGGCTGCGTGCTCCTGCTCGTCACCCCGTCGTCGGCGTTCGACGTCGTGGTCCCCGTGCTCGTGCTCGTCGCCACGGTGATGACCGCGCTGCAGCCGGTCGTGCGCCGGCGGCTCAAGGACTCGGCGGGCGCGGACCACCGCCCGACCGTCGCGGCGGTCGTCGGCGTGTTCCTCGCCACGATCTACGGCGGCTACTTCGGCGGCGCGCTCGGCGTGATCGTACTCGGCGTGCTCGGGCTCACGATCAAGGACTCGATCCGCAACCTCAACGCCACGAAGTCGGTGATCTCGTTGCTGGACGCGACCGTGAGCGTCGTCATCTTCGGGCTGTTCGGGCCCGTGGACTGGGCGTCGGTGCTCGTGGCCGCGCCCACGTGCCTGGTCGGCGGCTACATCGGCGGGTCGATCGCCCGTCGCATGAACGAGACGGTGCTCCGGGTGTGCGTGGTCACGCTGGGCGCGGTGGTCACCGTCGCCCTGTTCCTGAAGATCTGA
- a CDS encoding amidase: MTVLPTDDVDAFVGVPEVLLAGGDGPLAGSTLAVKDVIDVAGRVTGAGNPDLAASRAPAPRSAPVVDALVAAGATVVGKTVTDELAYSLGGDNVHYAVPRNVAAPGRSPGGSSSGSAAAVAAGLVDVALGTDTGGSIRVPASYCGILGWRPTHGAVSAEGVTPLAPSFDTIGLLARSAPLLRDAAEVALGTGPLAGAAPAPVRRLALAAELVDVLEPEVAEALLEGIEATLGSVPARRSLGIDVDECLGTFRTLQGAEAWAEHGAWITSSKPTLGPATAYRFDVASRVTASDVAEARPVRERVRAAVLAATADGTVLLGPPAAGPAPEPARHDEASERIRADTLRLTSVAGLAGAPVVVLPGASVAPEGFPLGIALMGAPGTDLALLDLAAGR, from the coding sequence GTGACCGTGCTGCCGACCGACGACGTCGACGCCTTCGTCGGCGTCCCCGAGGTGCTCCTGGCGGGTGGCGACGGCCCGCTGGCCGGGAGCACGCTCGCCGTGAAGGACGTGATCGACGTCGCCGGCCGGGTGACCGGCGCCGGCAACCCCGACCTCGCCGCCTCACGGGCACCGGCCCCGCGCTCGGCGCCGGTGGTCGACGCGCTGGTCGCCGCCGGGGCCACCGTCGTCGGCAAGACGGTCACCGACGAGCTCGCGTACTCGCTCGGCGGCGACAACGTGCACTACGCCGTGCCCCGCAACGTGGCCGCGCCCGGCCGGAGCCCGGGTGGGTCGTCGTCCGGCTCCGCCGCCGCGGTGGCCGCCGGCCTCGTCGACGTGGCGCTCGGGACCGACACCGGCGGATCGATCCGCGTGCCGGCCAGCTACTGCGGGATCCTCGGATGGCGGCCGACGCACGGCGCGGTGAGCGCCGAGGGCGTGACCCCGCTCGCGCCGTCCTTCGACACGATCGGGCTCCTGGCCCGCTCGGCACCGCTGCTGCGCGACGCCGCCGAGGTCGCGCTGGGCACCGGCCCGCTCGCCGGTGCGGCGCCCGCTCCCGTCCGGCGGTTGGCGCTGGCCGCCGAGCTCGTCGACGTGCTCGAGCCCGAGGTGGCCGAGGCGCTGCTCGAGGGGATCGAGGCGACCCTGGGTTCGGTGCCGGCACGTCGGTCGCTCGGCATCGACGTGGACGAGTGCCTCGGCACCTTCCGCACCCTCCAGGGCGCGGAGGCGTGGGCCGAGCACGGCGCGTGGATCACCTCGTCGAAGCCCACGCTCGGCCCCGCCACCGCCTACCGGTTCGACGTGGCGTCCAGGGTGACGGCGTCGGACGTCGCCGAAGCCCGGCCCGTCCGCGAGCGCGTGCGCGCCGCGGTGCTGGCCGCCACCGCCGACGGCACCGTGCTGCTCGGTCCGCCCGCCGCCGGCCCGGCGCCCGAGCCGGCCCGCCACGACGAGGCGTCCGAGCGCATCCGCGCCGACACGCTGCGCCTCACCTCGGTCGCCGGGCTGGCGGGGGCGCCGGTCGTGGTCCTGCCCGGGGCGTCGGTCGCCCCGGAGGGCTTCCCCCTGGGCATCGCGCTGATGGGCGCACCGGGCACCGACCTCGCGCTGCTCGACCTCGCCGCGGGGCGGTGA
- a CDS encoding acetamidase/formamidase family protein: protein MMGADMATSHLPPPDGVLHTRTGPVPGDRYVTATPDTLRWGVLPTPDSEPVESLPDGGTITFDTVSHEGLLGDQGADPVAFFGDRGIPQDRILDDVRELEGSALGRRLPHDGPHAVLGPVRVEGAQPGDVLVVEPLELRCRVDYGIISNRHGRGVLSGEMPLADGEGEVPDVVSVLARVGEDGRGSVTGTTGRRVGFDLAPFLGLVGVTPVEAPPGGSLPLSSTPPGPHGGNIDVRHLGVGSRLLLPVRTEGAGLYVGDPHYAQGNGEVALTAFEAPLRATLRVGVLRGEEPRRLAALLDAPWARTDEHTILIGLGGTLDEAMRECVRRAVRYVVAVTGLDDATALAFLSAAADFEVSQAVNLVVGVHCLIRTSDLA, encoded by the coding sequence ATGATGGGCGCCGACATGGCCACCTCCCACCTCCCGCCGCCCGACGGGGTGCTCCACACCCGGACCGGGCCCGTCCCGGGCGACCGGTACGTCACCGCCACGCCCGACACGCTCCGCTGGGGCGTGCTGCCCACGCCCGACAGCGAGCCGGTCGAGTCGCTGCCCGACGGCGGGACGATCACGTTCGACACCGTGAGCCACGAGGGCCTGCTCGGCGACCAGGGCGCCGACCCCGTCGCGTTCTTCGGCGACCGGGGCATCCCACAGGACCGCATCCTCGACGACGTCCGGGAGCTCGAGGGCTCCGCGCTCGGCCGCCGGCTGCCCCACGACGGACCCCACGCGGTGCTCGGGCCGGTGCGGGTCGAGGGCGCGCAGCCGGGCGACGTGCTGGTCGTCGAGCCGCTCGAGCTGCGCTGCCGGGTGGACTACGGGATCATCAGCAACCGCCACGGCCGCGGCGTGCTGTCGGGCGAGATGCCGCTCGCGGACGGCGAGGGCGAGGTCCCCGACGTGGTGTCGGTCCTGGCCCGCGTCGGCGAGGACGGCCGGGGCAGCGTCACGGGCACGACGGGTCGCCGGGTCGGCTTCGACCTGGCGCCGTTCCTCGGGCTGGTGGGCGTCACGCCGGTCGAGGCCCCTCCCGGCGGGTCGCTGCCGCTGTCGTCCACGCCGCCCGGCCCGCACGGCGGCAACATCGACGTCCGCCACCTCGGCGTCGGCTCGCGGCTGCTGCTGCCGGTGCGGACCGAGGGCGCCGGCCTGTACGTCGGCGATCCCCACTACGCCCAGGGCAACGGCGAGGTGGCCCTGACCGCGTTCGAGGCGCCGCTGCGGGCCACGCTGCGGGTCGGCGTCCTGCGGGGCGAGGAGCCCCGCCGGCTCGCGGCGCTGCTCGACGCGCCGTGGGCTCGCACCGACGAGCACACGATCCTGATCGGCCTCGGCGGCACGCTCGACGAGGCCATGCGCGAGTGCGTGCGCCGGGCCGTCCGGTACGTCGTCGCCGTCACCGGCCTCGACGACGCGACCGCGCTGGCCTTCCTGTCGGCCGCCGCCGACTTCGAGGTGTCGCAGGCGGTGAACCTCGTCGTCGGCGTCCACTGCCTGATCCGGACCTCCGACCTGGCGTGA
- a CDS encoding FAD-dependent monooxygenase: MESLDVLVVGAGMGGLSTAIALRRDGHRVRIIDRVPVMRPVGAGISLWSNGVKVLNLLGLGERIAAIGGVMDHVTYRDPDGEAYCDFSLEPLISRVGQRPYPVRRSDLQDLLFEAAGPEHITLGVECVGLDQDDDAVTATVELDDGTTTEVTAELVVVADGARSSLREHVLGHDVERYYVGYHNWNGIVPKGMGRDDAWTVYLGEGKRVSSMPVRDGHYFFFDVPLPDPGSVPGWDGEPDAREFLSSQFGHWDAPVLDVIAALDPDATNHVVIRSNDPVTDFARGRVALLGDAVHATPPDLGQGGCQAMEDALVLAGYLRSTNVSVADALRRYSDERVPRTAEVMERATKRARMTHGEDPDVTEAWYREIRGADGSDIINGICRTIETGPCR, from the coding sequence GTGGAATCGCTGGACGTGCTCGTGGTCGGCGCCGGGATGGGCGGCCTCAGCACGGCGATCGCGCTGCGACGGGACGGGCACCGCGTCCGGATCATCGACCGCGTGCCGGTCATGCGGCCGGTCGGCGCCGGGATCTCGCTGTGGTCCAACGGCGTGAAGGTGCTCAACCTCCTGGGGCTCGGCGAGCGGATCGCCGCCATCGGCGGGGTCATGGACCACGTCACCTACCGGGACCCCGACGGCGAGGCCTACTGCGACTTCAGCCTCGAGCCGCTCATCTCCCGCGTCGGCCAACGGCCCTACCCGGTGCGGCGCTCGGACCTCCAGGACCTGCTGTTCGAGGCCGCCGGGCCCGAGCACATCACGCTCGGCGTCGAGTGCGTCGGCCTCGACCAGGATGACGACGCCGTGACGGCGACCGTCGAGCTCGACGACGGCACCACGACCGAGGTCACCGCCGAGCTGGTGGTGGTCGCCGACGGCGCCCGCTCCAGCCTGCGGGAGCACGTGCTCGGCCACGACGTCGAGCGCTACTACGTCGGCTACCACAACTGGAACGGCATCGTGCCGAAGGGCATGGGCCGCGACGACGCGTGGACCGTCTACCTCGGTGAGGGCAAGCGCGTCTCGTCGATGCCGGTGCGCGACGGCCACTACTTCTTCTTCGACGTGCCGCTGCCCGACCCCGGCTCGGTGCCGGGCTGGGACGGCGAGCCCGACGCCCGGGAGTTCCTCTCCTCGCAGTTCGGCCACTGGGACGCCCCGGTGCTCGACGTCATCGCGGCGCTCGACCCCGACGCGACCAACCACGTGGTGATCCGCTCCAACGACCCGGTGACCGACTTCGCCCGGGGCCGCGTGGCGCTGCTCGGCGACGCGGTGCACGCCACCCCACCCGACCTGGGCCAGGGCGGGTGCCAGGCCATGGAGGACGCGCTGGTGCTGGCCGGCTACCTCCGGTCGACCAACGTCTCGGTGGCCGACGCCCTCCGCCGCTACTCCGACGAGCGGGTCCCGCGGACCGCCGAGGTCATGGAGCGGGCGACGAAGCGCGCCCGCATGACCCACGGCGAGGACCCCGACGTGACCGAGGCGTGGTACCGGGAGATCCGCGGCGCCGACGGATCGGACATCATCAACGGGATCTGCCGCACGATCGAGACCGGACCCTGCCGATGA
- the uraH gene encoding hydroxyisourate hydrolase, with protein sequence MTDGPARLTTHVLDVSRGRPAAGVAIVVVRVAEDGIPTVVAEVRTNDDGRTDAPLVEGDDFGPGRYELTFAVGDHFAATGAVEPGTTPYLDLVPVHVGIGPDTGAVHVALLVTPWSYSTYRGS encoded by the coding sequence GTGACGGACGGGCCGGCGCGGCTGACCACGCACGTGCTGGACGTGTCGCGCGGGCGACCCGCGGCCGGCGTGGCGATCGTCGTGGTGCGCGTCGCCGAGGACGGGATCCCGACGGTGGTGGCCGAGGTGCGCACGAACGACGACGGCCGCACCGACGCGCCGCTGGTCGAGGGCGACGACTTCGGGCCGGGCCGCTACGAGCTCACGTTCGCCGTCGGCGACCACTTCGCCGCCACCGGTGCGGTCGAACCCGGCACCACCCCGTACCTGGACCTCGTGCCCGTGCACGTCGGCATCGGCCCGGACACGGGCGCGGTCCACGTCGCGCTGCTCGTGACCCCCTGGTCGTACTCGACCTACCGGGGCTCATGA
- the uraD gene encoding 2-oxo-4-hydroxy-4-carboxy-5-ureidoimidazoline decarboxylase, whose product MSTWSVAEVSSLDRGAFLQAFGEVYEDSPQLADAAFGSAPFADLDALVDGFHAAAHALDDEARLALLRAHPQLGARRPMADASIDEQRSVGLDRMDDDVARRLAAGNADYVERHGFPFIIAVRGRTQAEVLDELERRLPRSTEEEADEAFAQVQEIAALRIRRLVSP is encoded by the coding sequence ATGAGCACCTGGAGCGTGGCCGAGGTGTCCTCCCTCGACCGTGGGGCGTTCCTGCAGGCCTTCGGCGAGGTCTACGAGGACTCGCCGCAGCTCGCCGACGCCGCCTTCGGGTCCGCCCCGTTCGCCGACCTCGACGCGCTCGTCGACGGCTTCCACGCCGCCGCGCACGCGCTCGACGACGAGGCCCGGCTCGCGCTGCTCCGCGCCCACCCGCAGCTCGGCGCGCGCCGGCCGATGGCCGACGCCTCGATCGACGAGCAGCGCTCGGTCGGCCTCGACCGGATGGACGACGACGTGGCCCGGAGGCTCGCCGCCGGCAACGCCGACTACGTCGAGCGGCACGGGTTCCCGTTCATCATCGCCGTCCGGGGCCGGACGCAGGCCGAGGTCCTCGACGAGCTCGAGCGCCGCCTGCCGCGATCGACCGAGGAGGAGGCCGACGAGGCGTTCGCCCAGGTCCAGGAGATCGCGGCGCTGCGCATCCGCCGGCTGGTGTCGCCGTGA
- a CDS encoding Zn-dependent hydrolase, with the protein MIASTSHISIDGDRLLDRIDQLSRIGADPRGGVTREAWGDADVEARDLVARWMAAADLRPTVDPAANLVGRSPGHGDRWLATGSHLDTVVQAGPLDGTYGVLAALEVASSLHDAGHHMQHGLLVAAFANEEGARGTSGMTGSYACVGHTEEAPPDEVDDAGVTVGERILAAGGDPDRLREARWDPDAIDAFVELHIEQGPVLHANGTSIGVVSAITGRQALDLSITGVANHAGTTPMDLRHDALAAAADVVLAVESLPGPGSVRVATCGHLLVGPNVRNVVPGRVEMGIELRDEDPETLAAGTRRLIERIDAVAARRGVAMDRRLGQMVPPVTSDPRIVDAARAVCERTGTSWELLPSGAGHDAQVIGRMLAVGMIFVPSIGGISHSPRERTDAHHLVAGAEVLLRTLLELDEVLSATVPPSSVGDPGFR; encoded by the coding sequence GTGATCGCGTCGACCTCCCACATCTCCATCGACGGCGACCGGCTGCTCGACCGGATCGACCAGCTGTCGCGGATCGGCGCCGACCCGAGGGGCGGCGTCACGCGCGAGGCGTGGGGCGACGCCGACGTCGAGGCACGGGACCTGGTCGCCCGCTGGATGGCCGCGGCCGACCTGCGGCCGACCGTCGACCCGGCGGCGAACCTCGTCGGGCGGAGCCCCGGCCACGGCGACCGCTGGCTCGCCACGGGCAGCCACCTCGACACCGTCGTGCAGGCCGGGCCGCTCGACGGCACCTACGGGGTGCTGGCCGCGCTCGAGGTGGCGTCGAGCCTCCACGACGCAGGGCACCACATGCAGCACGGCCTGCTGGTGGCCGCGTTCGCCAACGAGGAGGGCGCGAGGGGCACCAGCGGCATGACCGGCAGCTACGCGTGCGTCGGCCACACCGAGGAGGCCCCGCCCGACGAGGTCGACGACGCCGGCGTGACCGTCGGCGAGCGCATCCTCGCGGCCGGCGGCGACCCCGACCGCCTGCGCGAGGCGCGCTGGGACCCGGATGCGATCGACGCGTTCGTCGAGCTGCACATCGAGCAGGGACCGGTGCTGCACGCCAACGGCACGTCGATCGGCGTGGTCAGCGCCATCACCGGCCGCCAGGCGCTCGACCTGAGCATCACCGGCGTGGCGAACCACGCCGGCACGACCCCGATGGACCTGCGCCACGACGCCCTGGCCGCCGCGGCCGACGTCGTCCTGGCCGTGGAGTCGCTGCCCGGACCGGGCTCGGTGCGCGTGGCCACCTGCGGCCACCTGCTCGTCGGTCCCAACGTCCGCAACGTCGTGCCGGGTCGCGTGGAGATGGGCATCGAGCTGCGCGACGAGGACCCCGAGACGCTCGCGGCGGGCACCCGCCGCCTGATCGAGCGGATCGACGCCGTTGCGGCGCGACGGGGGGTCGCCATGGACCGGCGGCTCGGCCAGATGGTCCCGCCCGTCACCAGCGATCCCCGCATCGTCGACGCGGCCCGGGCCGTCTGCGAGCGCACCGGCACGAGCTGGGAGCTCCTGCCGAGCGGCGCCGGGCACGACGCCCAGGTCATCGGCCGGATGCTGGCGGTCGGCATGATCTTCGTCCCGAGCATCGGCGGCATCAGCCACTCGCCCCGGGAGCGCACCGACGCCCACCACCTCGTGGCCGGGGCCGAGGTCCTCCTGCGCACGCTGCTGGAGCTCGACGAGGTGCTCTCCGCAACCGTCCCGCCCTCGTCCGTCGGCGATCCGGGGTTCCGGTGA
- the puuE gene encoding allantoinase PuuE, whose protein sequence is MVGYGPTPPEVRWPGGARVAVSFVLNVEEGAECSVQYGDPASETFLSEIIGAAPFPDRHMSMETLYEYGSRAGIWRILDLFRDRGLPLTVFGVARALQANPAAVERILADGHEVASHGLRWISYQDVDVETERAHLAEAVQIITELTGAPPLGWYTGRDSPNTRRLVVEHGGFLYDSDSYSDDLPYWTKVDGHDHLVVPYALDTNDMRFVAPQGFHTGEQFLAYCRDAFDELHAEGATSPRMLSIGLHCRVIGRPARFGALRRLVDHITAHDDVWVCRRVDIARHWAAHHPPGPR, encoded by the coding sequence CTGGTCGGCTACGGCCCGACGCCGCCCGAGGTGCGCTGGCCCGGCGGCGCCCGGGTGGCGGTGTCCTTCGTCCTCAACGTCGAGGAGGGCGCCGAGTGCTCGGTGCAGTACGGCGACCCCGCGTCCGAGACGTTCCTGTCGGAGATCATCGGCGCCGCCCCGTTCCCCGACCGGCACATGAGCATGGAGACGCTCTACGAGTACGGCAGCCGTGCCGGCATCTGGCGGATCCTCGACCTCTTCCGGGACCGCGGCCTGCCGCTCACGGTCTTCGGCGTCGCCCGGGCCCTGCAGGCCAACCCCGCGGCGGTCGAGCGCATCCTGGCCGACGGCCACGAGGTCGCGTCGCACGGGCTGCGCTGGATCAGCTACCAGGACGTCGACGTCGAGACCGAGCGGGCGCACCTCGCCGAGGCCGTGCAGATCATCACCGAGCTCACGGGTGCGCCGCCGCTCGGCTGGTACACGGGCCGCGACTCGCCCAACACCCGACGCCTGGTCGTCGAGCACGGCGGGTTCCTCTACGACTCCGACTCCTACTCGGACGACCTGCCGTACTGGACGAAAGTCGACGGCCACGACCACCTGGTCGTGCCGTACGCGCTCGACACGAACGACATGCGCTTCGTGGCCCCGCAGGGCTTCCACACCGGCGAGCAGTTCCTCGCCTACTGCCGCGACGCGTTCGACGAGCTGCACGCCGAGGGCGCGACGAGCCCGCGGATGCTGTCGATCGGCCTCCACTGCCGCGTGATCGGCCGGCCGGCCCGGTTCGGCGCCCTGCGCCGGCTGGTCGACCACATCACCGCGCACGACGACGTCTGGGTGTGCCGGCGGGTCGACATCGCCCGCCACTGGGCCGCGCACCACCCGCCGGGGCCACGGTGA
- a CDS encoding pyridoxal-phosphate-dependent aminotransferase family protein, giving the protein MGPGPIDADPRVLAAMSRPLIGQFDPAMTGLMERTMALYRGVFRTANEATLVVDGTSRAGIEACLVSLLRPGDPVLVLVMGRFGHLLKEIAERCGATVRTVEVPWGGVVPAEAVEEAILRKRPVLVATVQGDTSTTMNQPLADLGEVCRRHDVLLYADVTASIGGNPLELDAWGVDVASAGLQKCLAGPPGSAPVSLSGRAVERVRSRHSVEAGIQGAGLDDELPPEERIRSNYFDLGMVLDYWGPLRLNHHTEATSMLYAAFECARILLEEGVDAAVERHRLHGAAMAAGLRGLGLSTYGDDAHRMHNVVGVHIPDGVDADAVRADLLAGHGIEIGTSFGPLHGRIWRIGTMGYNAREDAVLRTLDSLEAVLSSHGVAVPTGGGTDAAVETYGR; this is encoded by the coding sequence ATGGGTCCCGGCCCGATCGACGCCGACCCGCGCGTGCTCGCCGCCATGTCGCGCCCGCTGATCGGCCAGTTCGACCCGGCCATGACGGGGCTCATGGAGCGGACGATGGCGCTGTACCGGGGCGTGTTCCGCACCGCGAACGAGGCCACGCTGGTCGTCGACGGCACCTCCCGCGCCGGGATCGAGGCGTGCCTCGTCTCGTTGCTCCGACCCGGCGATCCCGTCCTGGTGCTGGTCATGGGCCGCTTCGGCCACCTGCTCAAAGAGATCGCCGAGCGGTGCGGGGCGACCGTGCGCACCGTCGAGGTGCCGTGGGGCGGCGTCGTGCCGGCGGAGGCGGTGGAGGAGGCGATCCTCCGGAAGCGGCCCGTGCTCGTCGCCACCGTGCAGGGCGACACCTCGACCACCATGAACCAGCCGCTCGCGGACCTCGGCGAGGTGTGCCGGCGCCACGACGTGCTGCTCTACGCGGACGTCACCGCCTCGATCGGCGGCAACCCGCTCGAGCTGGACGCCTGGGGCGTCGACGTCGCATCGGCCGGCCTGCAGAAGTGCCTGGCCGGACCGCCCGGCAGCGCGCCCGTGTCGCTGTCGGGCCGCGCCGTCGAGCGGGTGCGGTCCCGCCACAGCGTCGAGGCCGGCATCCAGGGCGCCGGGCTCGACGACGAGCTGCCGCCCGAGGAGCGGATCCGGTCCAACTACTTCGACCTCGGCATGGTGCTCGACTACTGGGGCCCGCTCCGCCTCAACCACCACACCGAGGCCACCTCCATGCTCTACGCGGCGTTCGAGTGCGCCCGGATCCTGCTCGAGGAGGGCGTCGACGCCGCCGTCGAGCGCCACCGGCTCCACGGCGCAGCCATGGCGGCGGGGCTGCGCGGCCTCGGGCTCTCGACCTACGGCGACGACGCCCACCGGATGCACAACGTGGTGGGCGTCCACATCCCCGACGGGGTCGACGCCGACGCGGTCCGGGCCGACCTGCTCGCCGGCCACGGCATCGAGATCGGCACGTCGTTCGGACCCCTGCACGGTCGGATCTGGCGGATCGGCACGATGGGCTACAACGCGCGCGAGGACGCCGTCCTGCGGACGCTCGACTCGCTCGAGGCGGTGCTGTCCTCCCACGGCGTCGCCGTGCCGACGGGCGGCGGGACCGACGCGGCGGTCGAGACCTACGGCCGATGA
- a CDS encoding serine hydrolase domain-containing protein, protein MIWARRTAGALLALGMVAGAVACTDDSDAEGNAEEPTTTAADTGEAALPTSDLDEAMALLVQRTDGPIGAISVIDVDGDTTVHAAGQATAGEEGAPSADDHVRAASLNKAMTGAVALSLVDEGVLSLDDTVGELLPDAPETYRAVTLRQLLTHTSGLPDYPAQDAVAAAINASPEAAPEPEEIIALTADAAVQFEPGERYLYTNTNPIVTALMIERATGESYADNLQERVLDPLEMDDTYLPAADDPDVEAPRMSGYQPLPDGSVEDVTDGVAWGGWAWSSGGVITTPADLSKFIRGYVGGKLFGPEVVAEQRRFTFPGSSEPTGPGENGAGPAQFRYDTRCGTVYGHTGSILGYTQFMAASADGSRSVTFTISNQVSDELLPTLRAVEELAVCEALEG, encoded by the coding sequence ATGATCTGGGCTCGACGGACAGCAGGCGCGCTCCTCGCCCTCGGCATGGTGGCCGGGGCGGTGGCGTGCACGGACGACAGCGACGCCGAGGGGAACGCCGAGGAGCCGACCACCACGGCGGCCGACACCGGCGAGGCCGCGCTGCCGACGTCGGACCTCGACGAGGCTATGGCCCTCCTGGTGCAGCGCACCGACGGGCCCATCGGCGCGATCAGCGTGATCGACGTCGACGGCGACACGACGGTCCACGCCGCAGGGCAGGCGACGGCCGGCGAGGAGGGCGCCCCCTCCGCCGACGACCACGTCCGGGCCGCCAGCCTCAACAAGGCGATGACCGGCGCCGTCGCCCTGTCGCTCGTGGACGAGGGCGTGCTCTCGCTCGACGACACCGTCGGCGAGCTGCTGCCCGACGCGCCCGAGACCTACCGCGCCGTGACGCTCCGCCAGCTGCTGACGCACACGAGCGGCCTGCCCGACTACCCCGCCCAGGACGCGGTCGCCGCCGCGATCAACGCCTCGCCCGAGGCCGCACCGGAGCCCGAGGAGATCATCGCCCTCACCGCCGACGCCGCCGTGCAGTTCGAGCCGGGCGAGCGTTACCTCTACACGAACACCAACCCGATCGTGACCGCGCTGATGATCGAGCGGGCGACGGGAGAGTCCTACGCCGACAACCTGCAGGAGCGCGTGCTCGACCCGCTCGAGATGGACGACACGTACCTGCCCGCGGCCGACGACCCCGACGTGGAGGCGCCGCGGATGTCGGGCTACCAGCCCCTCCCCGACGGCTCGGTCGAGGACGTCACCGACGGCGTGGCCTGGGGCGGTTGGGCGTGGTCGTCGGGTGGCGTGATCACCACGCCCGCCGACCTGTCGAAGTTCATCCGCGGCTACGTCGGCGGGAAGCTCTTCGGGCCCGAGGTCGTGGCCGAGCAGCGCCGCTTCACCTTCCCCGGCAGCTCCGAACCGACCGGCCCGGGCGAGAACGGGGCCGGACCGGCGCAGTTCCGCTACGACACACGCTGCGGCACGGTGTACGGCCACACCGGGTCGATCCTCGGCTACACGCAGTTCATGGCCGCCTCGGCGGACGGCTCGCGCTCGGTGACGTTCACGATCTCGAACCAGGTGAGCGACGAGCTGCTGCCGACGCTCCGAGCGGTCGAGGAGCTCGCCGTCTGCGAGGCGCTCGAGGGCTGA